One Chryseobacterium wanjuense genomic region harbors:
- a CDS encoding urocanate hydratase — MTFQEQIQQGIPNQLPAAKPYETNINHAPKRKEILGEEEKKLALKNALRYFEPKFHAELLPEFKEELEKYGRIYMYRFRPDYEMKARPISEYPGKSEQAKAIMLMIQNNLDYAVAQHPHELITYGGNGAVFSNWAQYLLTMKYLSEMTDEQTLVMYSGHPMGLFPSHKDAPRVVVTNGMMIPNYSKPDDWEKFNALGVTQYGQMTAGSYMYIGPQGIVHGTTITVLNAFRKINKEPQGGLFVTSGLGGMSGAQPKAGNIAGCVTVCAEVNPKITKIRHEQKWVNEIHENLDELVARVRKAQENKETVSLAYLGNVVEVWEKFDQEDLRIDIGSDQTSLHNPWAGGYYPVGQSFEESNTMMAENPELFKEKVQETLRRHAEAINKHTEKGTYFFDYGNAFLLEASRAGADVMAENPTLGREFRYPSYVQDIMGPMCFDYGFGPFRWVCTSGKPEDLQKTDDIACQILEKIQQNSPEEIQQQMKDNIQWIKGAQENKLVVGSQARILYADAEGRMKIAEAFNKAIKNGEIGPVVLGRDHHDVSGTDSPYRETSNIYDGSRFTADMAIHNVIGDSFRGATWVSIHNGGGVGWGEVINGGFGMLLDGSDDADRRLKSMLFWDVNNGISRRSWARNEGAIFAIKRAMEVEPKLKVTLPNFVDESLF, encoded by the coding sequence ATGACTTTCCAAGAACAGATACAGCAGGGGATTCCCAACCAGTTACCCGCGGCAAAACCATACGAAACCAATATCAATCATGCTCCGAAACGTAAGGAGATTTTAGGAGAAGAAGAGAAAAAATTAGCCTTAAAAAATGCTTTACGTTATTTTGAACCAAAATTTCATGCAGAATTATTGCCGGAATTCAAGGAAGAGCTGGAAAAGTATGGAAGAATCTATATGTATCGTTTCCGTCCGGATTATGAGATGAAAGCTCGACCAATTTCGGAATATCCGGGAAAATCTGAGCAGGCAAAAGCGATTATGCTGATGATCCAGAATAACCTGGATTATGCAGTCGCTCAACATCCTCACGAGCTGATTACGTACGGTGGAAATGGTGCCGTATTTTCCAATTGGGCGCAGTATCTTTTAACAATGAAATACTTGTCGGAAATGACGGATGAGCAGACATTGGTGATGTATTCTGGGCATCCGATGGGGCTATTTCCTTCGCACAAAGATGCACCGAGAGTGGTTGTTACCAATGGGATGATGATCCCGAATTATTCTAAGCCGGATGATTGGGAAAAATTCAATGCATTGGGTGTCACGCAGTACGGACAAATGACGGCAGGAAGCTATATGTATATTGGTCCGCAGGGAATTGTTCATGGTACGACGATTACTGTTCTAAATGCTTTCAGAAAAATTAATAAAGAACCACAGGGCGGACTTTTCGTAACTTCAGGTTTGGGCGGAATGAGCGGAGCTCAGCCAAAAGCAGGAAATATTGCAGGCTGTGTCACAGTTTGTGCAGAAGTAAATCCTAAAATCACCAAAATTCGTCACGAACAGAAATGGGTAAACGAAATCCATGAAAACCTCGACGAATTGGTAGCAAGAGTAAGAAAAGCTCAGGAAAACAAAGAAACTGTTTCTTTGGCTTATCTTGGAAATGTGGTTGAAGTATGGGAAAAATTTGATCAGGAAGATTTAAGAATCGATATTGGTTCAGACCAGACTTCACTTCACAATCCGTGGGCGGGAGGATATTATCCTGTCGGACAAAGTTTTGAGGAATCTAATACAATGATGGCGGAAAACCCTGAATTATTTAAAGAAAAGGTTCAGGAAACGTTAAGAAGACATGCAGAAGCCATCAATAAACATACGGAAAAGGGAACTTATTTCTTCGATTACGGAAACGCCTTCTTGCTGGAAGCTTCAAGAGCCGGAGCCGATGTAATGGCAGAAAATCCTACATTGGGAAGAGAATTCAGATATCCGAGCTATGTTCAGGATATTATGGGGCCGATGTGTTTCGATTATGGTTTCGGACCGTTCCGTTGGGTTTGTACAAGCGGAAAGCCGGAAGATTTGCAGAAAACCGATGATATTGCCTGTCAGATTTTAGAAAAGATCCAGCAGAATTCTCCTGAAGAAATCCAACAGCAGATGAAGGATAATATTCAGTGGATTAAAGGTGCGCAGGAAAATAAATTGGTTGTAGGTTCACAGGCTAGAATTTTATACGCCGATGCAGAAGGAAGAATGAAAATTGCTGAAGCCTTCAACAAAGCGATTAAAAACGGAGAAATCGGACCAGTTGTTTTGGGAAGAGATCATCACGATGTGTCGGGGACGGATTCGCCGTACAGAGAGACTTCTAATATTTATGACGGTTCGAGATTTACGGCAGATATGGCGATACACAATGTGATTGGTGACAGTTTCCGTGGGGCGACGTGGGTTTCCATTCACAATGGAGGCGGTGTCGGCTGGGGAGAAGTGATCAATGGTGGCTTCGGAATGCTATTGGATGGTAGCGATGATGCCGACAGAAGATTAAAATCAATGCTGTTCTGGGATGTGAACAATGGAATTTCCAGAAGAAGCTGGGCAAGAAATGAAGGCGCCATTTTCGCCATCAAAAGAGCCATGGAAGTGGAACCGAAGCTGAAAGTTACACTTCCGAATTTTGTGGATGAGAGTTTGTTTTAA
- a CDS encoding prevent-host-death protein, which translates to MDTNRFKSSHDFSNIQKNLHNNPGYSVESYSQQVKDYINDMKSQNKEVTKQGFMTHAQKSAKEVWEEIQEMASEAWEKHNESDKKQ; encoded by the coding sequence ATGGATACGAATAGATTTAAATCGTCACATGATTTTAGCAATATTCAGAAAAATCTACATAATAATCCCGGTTACAGTGTAGAAAGTTATTCCCAGCAAGTCAAAGATTATATCAATGACATGAAAAGCCAGAACAAAGAGGTTACGAAGCAAGGTTTCATGACTCATGCTCAAAAATCTGCAAAAGAAGTTTGGGAAGAAATTCAGGAGATGGCTTCTGAAGCTTGGGAAAAGCACAACGAATCAGATAAAAAGCAGTAA
- a CDS encoding DUF1801 domain-containing protein → MSSEIQQYNSSQTESDQEICSRLAEIIDENLPNAESKIWHAHPVWFLEENPIVGYSKQKKGIRLMFWSGKSFNEDLLNVHGGKFQDASVFYNDLSEINEDDIKRCLKKSEKIQWDYKNLVKRKGELIQLNIH, encoded by the coding sequence ATGAGTTCAGAAATCCAACAATATAATAGCTCACAAACCGAATCCGATCAGGAAATCTGTTCAAGATTAGCTGAAATTATTGATGAAAACCTTCCCAATGCCGAATCGAAAATCTGGCATGCTCATCCGGTTTGGTTTTTAGAGGAAAACCCGATTGTGGGATACAGTAAGCAGAAGAAGGGAATTCGTCTGATGTTCTGGAGCGGGAAATCCTTTAATGAAGATCTTTTGAATGTACATGGAGGGAAATTTCAGGATGCTTCGGTGTTTTATAATGATCTTTCTGAAATCAATGAGGATGATATTAAGCGATGTCTCAAAAAATCAGAAAAAATTCAATGGGATTATAAAAATCTTGTAAAAAGAAAAGGTGAGCTGATACAATTAAACATACATTAA
- a CDS encoding 2-hydroxyacid dehydrogenase, with protein sequence MKVFINKRIPEIGIKMLEEAGLEVFIPEYDLSNAEWLSYCKSHDVILSVGTDFKYDKDFFNECPNIKAIALYSVGFDHVDIKEANRLKIPVGNTPDVLSKATSDVAFLLMQSVARRASYNFEKVKSGSWDSFDPLHALGQELYGKTLGIFGLGRIGFEMAKKSKAAFDMNIIYHNRHRNEEAENELNAKYVSFDELIAESDVLSIHANFKPEQNELFNSSVFEKMKPDAIFVNTARGGFHHQKDLYEALISKQIWGAGLDVTNPEPIFKDDPILELSNVCVLPHIGSATIEARNGMAKLAAENLIAFSKNEKMLHCANPEIYS encoded by the coding sequence ATGAAAGTATTCATCAATAAAAGAATTCCCGAAATCGGAATCAAAATGCTGGAAGAGGCGGGACTGGAGGTTTTTATTCCCGAATATGATCTGTCGAATGCGGAATGGCTGAGCTATTGTAAAAGTCATGACGTTATTTTAAGTGTCGGCACAGATTTCAAATATGATAAAGATTTTTTCAACGAATGTCCCAATATAAAAGCGATTGCGCTGTATTCTGTCGGTTTCGACCATGTGGATATCAAAGAAGCCAATAGACTTAAAATTCCCGTTGGAAATACACCGGATGTTTTAAGTAAAGCTACTTCCGATGTCGCATTTTTATTAATGCAATCGGTTGCAAGAAGAGCTTCATATAATTTTGAAAAGGTAAAATCCGGAAGTTGGGATTCATTTGATCCCCTGCATGCTTTGGGACAGGAACTGTATGGAAAAACACTGGGAATTTTCGGACTGGGAAGAATCGGTTTTGAAATGGCAAAAAAGTCAAAAGCAGCGTTTGATATGAATATTATTTATCACAACCGCCATCGCAACGAAGAAGCGGAAAATGAGCTTAACGCAAAATATGTTTCTTTCGACGAATTGATTGCGGAGTCTGATGTTCTGAGTATTCATGCAAATTTTAAACCTGAACAAAATGAGTTGTTCAATAGTTCTGTTTTTGAAAAAATGAAGCCCGATGCGATTTTTGTAAACACGGCGAGAGGTGGCTTTCATCATCAGAAAGATCTGTATGAAGCCCTGATTTCAAAGCAGATTTGGGGAGCAGGCCTTGACGTGACAAATCCGGAGCCTATTTTTAAGGATGATCCTATTTTGGAACTTTCCAATGTCTGTGTTTTACCGCACATCGGTTCTGCAACGATTGAAGCGAGAAACGGAATGGCAAAGCTCGCCGCCGAAAACCTGATCGCTTTCTCGAAAAATGAAAAGATGCTACATTGTGCAAATCCTGAAATTTATTCTTAA